The following are encoded in a window of Rubellicoccus peritrichatus genomic DNA:
- a CDS encoding CorA family divalent cation transporter → MADKSSFDSGSLPDASSSHVARAIRGLGKTLVENANDCVPFPKFRQQRGLRPGIEHFLEIEEGEGTPVKITCIDYGPGTLNRMAIHDLVEYLKAPRPKNIHVRWINIDGLNAHVVQKIQAHFDFHLLAAEDVMNPYERTKSQDYGNYLFMVFRQIMMCQKKWINEQVSIFLFDDTLLTFQEVEGDLLEPVRDRLERDNSRFRNGKADYLMYAILDCIMDSYFPICEKYGQSLDTLERSITRNPKSSTRQHLFEMKRDLGVLRRQVTPMRDLLLALKQSQTPLIDDSVKLFLGDAYEHSVQILDVIEAYHDTSEALTDLFA, encoded by the coding sequence ATGGCTGATAAATCCTCTTTTGATTCTGGCTCACTACCAGATGCTTCTTCCAGTCATGTTGCTCGTGCGATTCGCGGCCTGGGCAAGACCTTGGTAGAAAATGCCAATGATTGTGTGCCCTTTCCCAAGTTCAGGCAACAGCGTGGACTTCGGCCTGGAATCGAGCATTTTCTTGAGATTGAAGAGGGGGAAGGGACACCTGTCAAAATTACCTGTATTGACTATGGGCCAGGTACTTTGAACCGAATGGCGATCCATGATTTGGTTGAATATCTAAAGGCTCCGAGACCTAAAAATATACATGTTCGTTGGATCAATATCGATGGTCTGAATGCTCATGTCGTTCAGAAAATCCAGGCTCATTTTGATTTCCATCTTCTGGCTGCTGAAGATGTGATGAATCCATATGAACGCACGAAATCTCAGGATTATGGCAACTATCTCTTTATGGTTTTTCGCCAAATCATGATGTGCCAGAAAAAATGGATAAATGAGCAGGTTAGCATATTTCTCTTTGATGATACTCTACTGACTTTTCAGGAAGTGGAAGGTGACTTGCTGGAACCAGTAAGGGACAGGCTTGAGCGTGACAACAGCCGCTTTCGCAATGGCAAGGCAGATTATCTTATGTATGCAATTCTGGACTGCATAATGGATAGTTACTTTCCAATTTGTGAAAAGTATGGTCAGAGCTTGGATACTCTAGAGCGATCTATTACACGTAATCCGAAATCATCAACGCGCCAGCATTTGTTTGAAATGAAGAGAGATTTGGGTGTCCTACGGCGCCAGGTTACGCCAATGCGTGATTTGCTTCTAGCTCTAAAGCAGTCTCAGACCCCATTAATAGACGATAGTGTCAAACTGTTTCTTGGCGACGCTTATGAGCATAGCGTCCAGATTCTTGATGTCATTGAGGCCTATCATGACACATCAGAAGCATTAACTGACCTGTTTGCTTGA
- a CDS encoding NYN domain-containing protein yields MTDHLLIDGYNVLHAWPELRRQMKRSVDGARDNLIETVRVIRSVDGLRITLVFDGKGDKPEVEYPGDDNGFAVLFAPAGISADALIEQIVRKAKKPERCQVISRDNLVIESIRAAGGYGYTPDDLADWVRRCEERQTRTIMNQSKSNNKLWKDSNPWDGLES; encoded by the coding sequence ATGACTGATCATTTGCTTATTGATGGCTATAATGTCCTTCATGCATGGCCCGAACTTCGGCGCCAGATGAAGCGTAGTGTTGATGGTGCTCGAGATAACCTGATTGAAACAGTCCGTGTCATTCGATCTGTCGATGGATTGCGTATCACGCTTGTTTTTGATGGAAAAGGAGACAAACCAGAGGTGGAATACCCTGGAGATGATAATGGTTTCGCAGTTCTTTTCGCTCCAGCTGGCATATCTGCCGATGCATTGATCGAGCAAATCGTGCGCAAAGCCAAGAAACCCGAACGATGCCAGGTCATTAGCCGTGACAACTTGGTTATCGAGAGTATCCGAGCTGCGGGTGGCTACGGTTACACACCTGACGATCTCGCAGACTGGGTCCGGCGCTGTGAAGAACGCCAGACGCGCACAATTATGAACCAGTCCAAGTCCAACAATAAGCTTTGGAAAGATAGCAATCCATGGGATGGGCTAGAATCATGA